One region of Scomber scombrus chromosome 10, fScoSco1.1, whole genome shotgun sequence genomic DNA includes:
- the mul1b gene encoding mitochondrial ubiquitin ligase activator of NFKB 1: MDSSGKPSTAQIVVLATSSALTAVFYSIYRSKATTVARLKEAKKVTIDQDLKNILSETPGRCVPYAVIEGVVRSVKETLNSQFVDNCKGVIERLTLKEEKMVWNRTTHLWNNTEKVIHQRTNTVPFALGSHDEGIAATIRIIRPLDAAELDLETTYENFHPTVQSLSNVIGHFISGERPKGIHETEEMLRVGDSVTGIGELVLDNNLIKLQPPKQGFRYFLSRLDYESLLRKQGNGVRLWRILTVVFGVAACSTLFFILWKRYVHHRQSKKERSMLEEFKEHQRKRMRDLNIEEGSVSPTSCTVCLSRERSCVFLECGHVCACAQCYEALPVPKKCPICRAIIDRVVALYNS, from the exons ATGGACTCCAGCGGGAAACCCTCCACTGCACAGATCGTGGTTTTAGCCACCAGCTCGGCCTTGACTGCAGTCTTTTATTCAATATACAGGAGCAAAGCTACAACAGTTGCCAGATTAAAG gAAGCCAAGAAAGTAACCATTGACCAGGATTTGAAAAACATCCTGTCTGAAACTCCTGGAAGATGTGTCCCATACGCTGTCATCGAAG GTGTTGTGAGATCTGTGAAGGAGACTCTGAACAGCCAGTTTGTAGATAATTGCAAAGGTGTCATTGAAAGACTGACcctgaaggaggaaaagatggtGTGGAATCGCACCACTCACCTCTG GAACAACACAGAGAAAGTCATCCACCAGCGCACAAACACAGTCCCATTTGCCCTCGGCTCTCATGACGAAGGCATCGCCGCCACGATACGAATCATACGTCCACTAGATGCTGCAGAGTTGGACCTGGAGACCACCTACGAGAACTTCCACCCCACAGTCCAGTCCCTGTCCAATGTTATCGGCCACTTCATCAGCGGCGAACGACCCAAGGGCATCCACGAAACTGAGGAGATGCTCCGGGTGGGAGACAGCGTCACAGGCATAGGAGAGCTGGTCCTGGACAACAACCTGATCAAGCTCCAACCTCCAAAACAGGGCTTTCGATATTTTCTCTCCCGTCTGGACTACGAGTCTCTTCTGAGGAAGCAGGGTAACGGCGTCAGACTGTGGAGGATCCTGACCGTCGTCTTCGGTGTCGCCGCCTGCTCCACGCTCTTCTTCATCCTGTGGAAGCGATACGTGCACCACAGGCAGAGCAAGAAGGAGAGGAGCATGCTCGAGGAGTTCAAGGAGCATCAGAGGAAGCGTATGCGTGATCTCAACATTGAGGAAGGCAGCGTGTCACCGACCAGCTGTACTGTTTGCCTGAGCCGGGAACGGTCCTGCGTGTTTCTCGAATGCGGACACGTGTGTGCCTGCGCCCAGTGCTACGAGGCCCTGCCAGTGCCAAAGAAATGCCCAATCTGCAGGGCAATTATAGACAGGGTAGTGGCTCTCTACAACAGCTAA